The following are encoded together in the Mesoterricola sediminis genome:
- a CDS encoding type I 3-dehydroquinate dehydratase, which yields MAARQGRGDGGAVTAPPRYFVTLAHPAWEDALACARRLPPEALPEVRLDLHPDGDPEAMVQALRGRCLVTCRRRAEGGAWDGNEADRLARLCEAAAARPAWLDLEWDLPVPEGIQAHRSHLRLLRSVHVGEGVFDLDARLGDLPEGEAYKWVGRATKLADNARLKDALAWASARGIFLSAFLMGDRGVASRCMQFAWGGAFTYAAPDDGPPAAPGQVPLAQMLAWRCHRLHGHHALCGVMGSPVMHSRGPAYHNARFKAAFKDLLYLPLECGDALEALEALEALPLLGASLTAPLKERLPRALGLEGPLNTLYRRSPGDPWTGANTDAGALEAALAPLPPGPVLVLGDGGVAATTLGVLARAGRPALRVSRRTPADPREVSAFAPAGVVQATSLGMDPADPAPFPELLAAAGATASWAVEWIYKEDTAFARWAREAGLRLVEGAALFEAQARLQSEHFVRECGGA from the coding sequence TTGGCAGCGCGCCAAGGCCGCGGGGACGGAGGCGCCGTGACGGCGCCGCCGCGCTACTTCGTCACCCTCGCCCATCCCGCCTGGGAGGACGCCCTGGCCTGCGCCCGGCGCCTGCCCCCCGAGGCCCTGCCCGAGGTGCGGCTGGACCTCCATCCCGACGGGGATCCGGAGGCCATGGTCCAGGCCCTGCGGGGGCGCTGCCTCGTGACCTGCCGGCGCAGGGCGGAGGGCGGGGCCTGGGACGGCAACGAGGCCGACCGTCTCGCGCGCCTCTGCGAGGCGGCCGCCGCGAGGCCGGCCTGGCTGGACCTGGAGTGGGACCTGCCGGTGCCGGAGGGCATCCAGGCCCACCGCTCCCACCTGCGGCTCCTGCGCTCCGTCCACGTGGGGGAGGGGGTCTTCGACCTGGACGCACGCCTGGGCGACCTGCCAGAGGGCGAGGCCTACAAGTGGGTGGGCCGGGCCACGAAGCTGGCGGACAACGCGCGCCTGAAGGACGCCCTGGCCTGGGCCTCGGCCCGGGGGATCTTCCTGTCGGCCTTCCTCATGGGCGACCGGGGCGTGGCCAGCCGGTGCATGCAGTTCGCCTGGGGGGGCGCGTTCACCTACGCCGCGCCCGACGATGGCCCACCCGCCGCCCCGGGCCAGGTGCCCCTGGCCCAAATGCTGGCCTGGCGCTGCCACCGCCTCCACGGGCATCACGCCCTCTGCGGCGTGATGGGCAGCCCCGTGATGCACTCCCGGGGCCCGGCCTACCACAACGCGCGCTTCAAGGCCGCCTTCAAGGACCTGCTCTACCTGCCCCTGGAGTGCGGGGACGCGCTCGAGGCCCTGGAGGCCCTGGAGGCGCTGCCCCTGCTGGGCGCGAGCCTCACCGCCCCCCTCAAGGAGCGCCTGCCCCGGGCCCTCGGCCTGGAGGGGCCCCTGAACACCCTCTACCGCAGGTCGCCGGGCGATCCCTGGACGGGCGCGAACACGGACGCGGGCGCCCTGGAGGCGGCCCTCGCCCCGCTCCCGCCGGGGCCGGTGCTGGTCCTGGGGGACGGCGGCGTGGCCGCGACCACCCTCGGCGTCCTGGCCCGGGCGGGCCGGCCCGCCCTGCGCGTCTCCCGGCGCACCCCGGCGGACCCGCGGGAGGTCTCGGCCTTCGCGCCGGCGGGCGTGGTCCAGGCCACGTCCCTGGGCATGGATCCCGCCGATCCCGCGCCCTTCCCGGAACTCCTGGCGGCGGCCGGGGCCACCGCGTCCTGGGCCGTGGAATGGATCTACAAGGAGGACACGGCCTTCGCCCGTTGGGCCCGGGAGGCCGGACTCCGGCTGGTGGAGGGCGCCGCCCTGTTCGAGGCCCAGGCCCGGCTCCAGTCCGAGCACTTCGTGCGCGAATGCGGGGGGGCCTGA